The Mesomycoplasma ovipneumoniae genome window below encodes:
- a CDS encoding Mbov_0397 family ICE element conjugal transfer ATPase, with product MKLQNKRIKNVQIQIFRHITLIDIPIIIVLFLVSASISFALPENLFILVKMLISTAFFLVWTVPLIKYYKNWGLKGYKIIWYIALYLARPKVYSKISSTSANTRNLLPYSRAKQDFIKISGGFIAGIEIYGQDIFSIGSQKIEQILEQFTTSLNAVNSRISIVKIAHPNDLTKNKLFFLQNQEECKANLNENFCQFYKNDIANFDTYLHHRYFIIIYEKNDVSLLQQLNLLRSNISSTGFRAKTCTLRDLLDLNLKIINFSDFLSDQEYKKIREGDDISKYLAQDRIEWHPEYFKINDIYFSVQTINEYPFNLPLGWAAQLFSTNSSVVWHLNRLTSAEKETSFNRGAKNLESNLNDQKNVVQKSKTATERAALEEIINIAGSSNEEIFYSTFIFLNWGETKSQLKEIESKNRNNLRNIGGTINPLKYRQLQGFASLFFRFSNLLKEEIEMQASNVAFGIPFTSRNFNDGNYNIIGISKTDYTPIFFDLFLQNQDRKNSNCFILGTSGAGKSTLTKKLLTYNKAVGNSVIILDPQNEYWKIGEELKANTINFASGSSTIFNPLQIQKVFNPQSKIIDANIYNNAETISLHLQNLERFFGILLPNLDHKMLMSIIECVNEIYKNKNFYTLFNDVSLLEPHEFPTIDDLIANYKLMNFSYISQHEKMIVSSTLEYEFSKYGKLNRLFNGQNSNFNIENGLVIFNVSTLMHLEKRIYQAAFFLILSFIEGKIATNFYKNKKITLIVDEAHRFIDESNTISLDFLFKIAKTIRKYNGGLIITTQNPGDFAISGEAARKSEAIIENCQYAFFFNLKSNDINKVDKLFSSSGGLTDEEKKFIALAQIGEFIFSANLNDRYICSGYFNNAEKKLFFDKGDKLINKGD from the coding sequence ATGAAATTACAAAATAAACGAATTAAAAACGTTCAAATCCAAATTTTTCGACACATTACGCTAATTGACATTCCAATAATTATAGTTTTGTTTTTAGTTTCTGCCTCTATTAGTTTTGCACTGCCTGAAAATTTATTTATTTTGGTAAAAATGTTAATTTCTACTGCCTTTTTTCTAGTTTGAACAGTTCCATTAATAAAATACTACAAAAATTGGGGACTAAAAGGTTATAAAATTATCTGGTATATCGCTCTTTATCTTGCAAGACCTAAAGTTTATAGCAAAATTTCCTCTACAAGCGCAAATACACGAAATTTATTGCCATATAGTCGCGCTAAACAGGATTTTATTAAAATTTCAGGCGGTTTTATAGCTGGAATCGAAATTTATGGTCAAGATATTTTTAGCATTGGAAGTCAAAAAATTGAACAAATTCTTGAACAATTTACAACAAGTCTTAATGCTGTTAATAGTCGAATTTCGATTGTAAAAATTGCTCATCCTAATGATTTAACAAAAAATAAACTATTTTTTTTACAAAATCAGGAAGAATGTAAAGCTAATTTGAACGAGAATTTTTGCCAATTTTACAAAAATGATATTGCAAATTTTGACACTTATCTGCATCATCGCTATTTTATTATTATTTATGAAAAAAATGATGTTAGTTTGCTTCAGCAACTTAATTTGCTCAGATCGAACATTTCATCAACAGGTTTTCGCGCTAAAACTTGCACACTTAGAGATTTACTTGATCTAAATTTGAAAATAATCAATTTTAGTGATTTTCTAAGTGATCAGGAATATAAAAAAATTCGAGAAGGTGATGATATTAGCAAATATTTGGCACAAGACAGAATTGAGTGACATCCAGAATATTTTAAAATTAATGACATTTATTTTTCAGTCCAAACAATTAATGAATATCCTTTCAATCTTCCTCTTGGGTGAGCGGCTCAACTTTTTTCAACAAATAGCAGCGTTGTTTGGCATTTAAATCGACTAACAAGCGCTGAAAAAGAAACAAGTTTTAATCGAGGTGCAAAAAATTTAGAATCTAATTTGAATGACCAAAAAAATGTTGTCCAAAAATCTAAAACTGCTACAGAGCGAGCAGCTCTTGAAGAAATAATTAACATCGCTGGCTCTTCAAATGAAGAAATATTTTATTCGACATTCATTTTTTTGAATTGGGGGGAGACAAAATCTCAACTTAAAGAAATTGAAAGTAAAAATCGAAATAATTTAAGGAATATTGGCGGAACAATAAATCCACTAAAATACCGTCAATTGCAAGGTTTTGCTTCACTTTTTTTCCGTTTTAGCAACCTTTTAAAGGAAGAAATTGAAATGCAAGCAAGTAATGTTGCATTTGGAATTCCTTTTACATCTCGAAATTTTAATGACGGAAATTATAATATAATTGGGATTAGTAAAACTGATTATACTCCTATTTTTTTCGATCTTTTTTTACAAAATCAAGATCGAAAAAATTCAAATTGTTTCATTTTAGGAACTTCTGGCGCTGGTAAGTCAACATTGACAAAAAAATTACTAACTTATAATAAAGCTGTCGGAAATTCAGTGATTATTTTAGATCCACAAAACGAATATTGGAAAATAGGCGAAGAACTAAAAGCAAATACAATTAATTTTGCCAGTGGATCATCAACAATTTTTAACCCTTTACAAATTCAAAAAGTTTTTAATCCTCAGTCAAAAATTATTGATGCAAATATTTATAACAATGCAGAAACTATTTCGCTTCACCTGCAAAATTTAGAGCGCTTTTTCGGTATTTTGCTTCCAAATTTAGACCACAAAATGCTAATGTCAATCATTGAATGTGTTAATGAAATTTATAAAAATAAGAACTTTTATACACTTTTTAATGATGTTAGCCTTCTTGAGCCACATGAATTTCCAACTATTGATGACTTAATTGCTAATTACAAATTAATGAATTTTTCCTACATCAGTCAGCATGAAAAAATGATTGTCTCATCAACTTTGGAGTACGAATTTAGTAAATACGGGAAACTTAATAGACTTTTTAATGGGCAAAATTCTAATTTTAATATTGAAAATGGTCTTGTAATATTTAATGTTTCAACATTGATGCATCTTGAAAAACGTATTTACCAAGCAGCATTTTTTCTAATTCTGTCCTTTATAGAAGGGAAAATTGCTACAAATTTTTACAAAAATAAAAAAATTACCCTAATTGTTGATGAAGCACACCGATTTATTGATGAATCAAACACAATCTCGCTAGATTTTTTGTTTAAAATTGCTAAAACTATTCGTAAATACAATGGTGGTTTGATAATAACAACACAAAATCCCGGCGATTTTGCAATTAGTGGGGAAGCTGCTCGAAAAAGTGAAGCTATTATTGAAAACTGCCAATATGCTTTCTTTTTTAACTTAAAAAGTAACGATATAAATAAAGTAGACAAACTTTTTTCATCTTCGGGCGGACTTACTGATGAAGAAAAAAAATTTATTGCGCTGGCCCAAATAGGCGAGTTCATTTTTTCTGCAAATTTAAATGATCGATATATTTGTTCAGGTTATTTTAACAATGCCGAAAAAAAATTATTTTTCGATAAAGGAGATAAACTAATTAACAAAGGAGATTAA
- a CDS encoding Mbov_0399 family ICE element protein, producing MSKKIPFFLISGLVPALFLSAGYQNTTYFKLNNYDNYETKSEFANFSAQFDLEIERQPDSFSFEWVKDKQINSKSEIRKLNSYWFDREIKEKFYKPGSRPEIIDENFAPEYCSQLENCRNWQFYLNESKFRNWKEETIFNIYGEYDKSIFDRNSLSITSKKHNKINISNILNEYAKNKIGELEKNFNLKNIKISHLIYSVGFELQRDKIKKFTVNLQYRYSYQKRVLNKDVELEKYLSDLRQNFNNSIIKNNQISINIETNQQNNNEIQSFSLTSSQKGLKEIEKKVAEFSSKLFKEDKKYNADLHFNVIGDTQIEFFIRFKHPQDKNFYNFQLNSKVNVHLFFEDNDKFWKRLTIIPGNIYDPKTYQSKIDEPVQISEPKTGTYEGGVRRIYGGKWEYHNKIKLNFITNPDENEILYVNGNPVDVLDLNFDYDLEDLRLEQKNQQNSTNSYKIEIKKFKKDNRIQDNSELVAIYEIEFVIKSANSIMDIKWFAWDPKNNKDQQKLIEPYLKDKNGQVIYDQFGVKVKNPEYDPLIDVKTGTKKQIVWVSTGKNPDSIPENSNFAQLPSEVSRFNLGLESEFGFIAEASVSGKGANIVLNSNPENDKVSSFRYLVDSDNSENFEILSKNGQKSEKFDITNSTNKYFSIGGVWLFSSKFDKGLSSYKIVSIGENSSSQLFNDVFPNKSIIPFWESKAGQILEQYLLLEKITNENIKKLTYEQILLYWRNFIDNVVKTQQIKKINQKLDENIEIKNKIVLLVQKNLTFENLEQTINENTGSNHDFASSTGSKALEINPEMISEVSKFFIDDNENSSNIDIKIENIVQSQDNKFDFDIKIVKKDDKKTENFEEVLGILSFSDIEIKNSEQNENKTEIKFNLKNDKHTVNQNLQNSTQIIDYFSNQENFDKVNLFLEENDENIIANFNLKPEFKEFFHLQTPFIVVKKSIKNSDIFQDSRNIFDGLLLERINLTGIENLQNAKNFILEQIQASWKDVKYNYNFDFVIENFDNIVEKAIKNIEESEQIPHKIWNLTLKVKENQINKFYGSKTIKLVNIIGSLNNPKINNLSQIKAKEFSLSISKNSDNLENAIKDHVYNLLLPEEIDSKKYLYLQNISQIVDNFRTNPKLEKATLVLKPGTPQLNGKKELTIFNSDFSTLGDLNFGGLEKNSDTTDESNIAKSTAYWLIPLIIFSIIGLLFFGFWIYNKFIAKFKN from the coding sequence ATGAGCAAAAAAATACCATTTTTTTTAATTTCTGGCCTTGTTCCTGCGCTTTTTTTGTCAGCAGGTTACCAAAACACAACTTATTTTAAATTAAATAATTATGATAATTATGAAACAAAATCTGAATTTGCAAATTTTAGTGCTCAATTTGACTTAGAAATTGAAAGACAACCTGATTCATTTAGTTTTGAATGAGTAAAAGATAAACAAATTAACTCAAAAAGTGAAATAAGAAAACTAAATTCATATTGATTTGATCGAGAGATCAAAGAAAAATTTTACAAACCAGGCTCAAGACCTGAAATAATAGATGAAAATTTTGCACCTGAATATTGCAGTCAACTTGAAAATTGTCGAAATTGACAATTTTATTTAAATGAATCTAAATTCAGAAATTGAAAAGAAGAAACAATTTTTAACATTTACGGCGAGTATGATAAGTCAATTTTTGATCGAAATTCATTATCAATTACATCAAAAAAACATAATAAAATCAACATCTCAAACATTTTAAATGAGTATGCCAAAAACAAAATTGGCGAACTTGAAAAGAATTTTAATCTTAAAAATATAAAAATAAGTCATTTAATTTACAGCGTGGGATTTGAATTACAAAGAGATAAAATTAAAAAATTTACTGTAAATTTGCAATATCGATATTCATACCAAAAAAGAGTTCTAAATAAGGATGTAGAGCTTGAAAAATATTTGTCTGATTTAAGGCAAAATTTTAATAACTCAATTATCAAAAATAATCAAATTTCGATAAATATTGAAACAAATCAACAAAATAATAATGAAATTCAAAGTTTTTCGCTAACTTCATCTCAAAAAGGTCTAAAAGAAATTGAAAAAAAAGTTGCTGAATTTTCAAGCAAACTTTTTAAAGAAGACAAAAAATACAACGCAGATCTACATTTTAACGTTATTGGTGACACACAAATCGAATTTTTTATCAGATTTAAGCACCCTCAGGACAAAAATTTTTACAATTTCCAGTTAAATAGCAAAGTGAATGTGCACTTGTTTTTTGAGGATAATGATAAATTTTGAAAAAGACTGACAATTATTCCGGGCAATATTTATGATCCTAAAACTTATCAGTCAAAAATTGACGAACCAGTGCAAATTTCTGAACCAAAAACCGGAACATATGAGGGCGGAGTTCGGAGAATATACGGTGGAAAATGAGAATATCATAATAAAATAAAGCTAAATTTCATTACAAATCCAGATGAAAATGAAATTTTATATGTAAACGGAAATCCTGTCGATGTTTTGGATCTTAATTTTGATTATGATCTTGAGGACTTAAGACTTGAGCAAAAAAACCAGCAAAATTCAACAAATAGTTATAAAATTGAAATTAAAAAATTTAAAAAAGACAATAGAATACAGGATAATTCAGAATTAGTTGCCATCTATGAAATTGAATTTGTAATTAAATCAGCAAATTCAATTATGGATATAAAGTGATTTGCCTGAGATCCAAAAAATAACAAGGATCAACAAAAATTAATTGAACCTTACTTAAAAGACAAAAATGGTCAAGTAATTTATGATCAATTTGGAGTTAAAGTTAAAAATCCTGAATATGATCCGTTAATTGACGTAAAAACTGGGACTAAAAAGCAAATTGTTTGAGTATCAACCGGTAAAAATCCTGATTCTATACCTGAAAACAGCAATTTTGCTCAACTTCCAAGCGAAGTTTCGCGTTTTAATTTAGGTCTTGAATCAGAATTTGGGTTCATTGCAGAAGCAAGTGTTAGTGGAAAAGGCGCCAATATAGTTTTAAATTCAAATCCTGAGAATGATAAAGTTTCATCTTTTAGATATTTAGTTGACTCAGATAATAGTGAAAATTTTGAAATTTTAAGCAAAAATGGCCAAAAATCAGAAAAATTCGACATTACAAATAGTACAAATAAATATTTTTCGATCGGGGGAGTTTGACTTTTTTCATCTAAATTTGACAAAGGACTTTCATCATATAAAATTGTTTCTATTGGTGAAAATTCAAGTTCACAGCTTTTTAATGATGTTTTCCCAAATAAATCAATCATCCCTTTTTGGGAATCAAAAGCAGGTCAAATTTTAGAACAGTACTTACTTCTAGAAAAAATAACAAACGAAAATATCAAAAAACTGACCTATGAACAAATTTTGTTATATTGAAGAAATTTTATAGATAATGTTGTAAAAACACAGCAAATTAAGAAAATTAATCAAAAATTAGACGAAAATATCGAAATTAAGAACAAAATTGTCTTATTAGTTCAAAAAAATTTAACTTTTGAAAATTTAGAACAGACAATTAACGAAAACACAGGTTCAAATCACGATTTTGCGAGCTCAACAGGTAGCAAAGCTCTCGAAATTAACCCAGAAATGATTTCTGAAGTATCAAAATTTTTTATAGATGACAATGAAAATTCTAGTAATATTGATATAAAAATTGAAAATATTGTTCAGAGTCAAGATAATAAATTCGATTTTGACATTAAGATAGTTAAAAAAGATGATAAAAAAACAGAAAATTTTGAAGAAGTTTTAGGTATCTTAAGTTTTTCTGATATTGAAATTAAAAATTCAGAGCAAAATGAAAATAAAACTGAAATTAAATTTAATTTGAAAAACGATAAGCACACAGTAAACCAAAATTTGCAAAATTCAACTCAAATAATTGATTACTTTTCAAATCAAGAAAATTTTGATAAAGTGAATCTATTTTTAGAAGAGAATGACGAAAATATAATCGCCAATTTTAATCTAAAACCAGAATTTAAGGAGTTCTTTCATTTACAAACTCCCTTTATTGTTGTGAAAAAAAGCATAAAAAATAGTGATATTTTTCAGGATTCAAGAAATATTTTTGATGGTCTTTTATTAGAGCGAATTAATCTTACTGGTATTGAAAATTTACAAAATGCCAAAAATTTTATTTTGGAGCAAATCCAAGCGAGTTGAAAAGACGTTAAATATAACTATAATTTTGACTTTGTAATTGAAAATTTTGATAATATCGTCGAAAAAGCGATAAAAAATATCGAAGAAAGTGAACAAATACCTCACAAAATTTGAAATTTGACTCTAAAAGTAAAGGAAAATCAAATTAATAAATTTTATGGATCAAAAACTATTAAACTCGTTAATATTATAGGAAGTCTAAATAACCCTAAAATTAACAATTTAAGTCAAATTAAAGCCAAAGAATTTAGTCTTTCTATCTCAAAAAATAGTGATAATTTGGAAAATGCCATTAAAGATCATGTCTATAACCTTCTTTTACCTGAGGAAATTGATTCAAAAAAATATTTGTACCTACAGAATATTTCACAAATTGTAGATAATTTTCGAACTAATCCAAAATTGGAAAAAGCAACACTTGTTTTAAAACCTGGAACACCTCAGCTAAATGGGAAAAAGGAACTCACTATTTTTAATTCAGATTTTTCAACTTTAGGTGATTTAAATTTTGGTGGTTTAGAAAAAAATTCTGACACTACTGATGAGTCCAATATTGCAAAATCCACTGCTTATTGACTAATTCCGTTAATTATTTTTTCAATAATAGGATTACTGTTTTTTGGTTTCTGGATTTACAACAAATTTATTGCAAAATTTAAAAATTAG
- the nusG gene encoding transcription termination/antitermination protein NusG translates to MKIYKWYMISTISSKEDVAITLLKNRIKYENLEEHFQEIIKFDVPYYEESTNGKTEKKLKYRNLYKGYFFIKMNMVDKAWFVVRNTQYVTGLVGSHGRGTKPTPISIRQFERMKENWNQKILSFQETNDTTAISWQIGDWVKVTQGPFSDDIGKIIEMNETKTLITVELENVFGRKAPATFEYKNLKKVNN, encoded by the coding sequence ATGAAAATATATAAGTGATATATGATTTCAACCATTTCATCAAAGGAAGATGTTGCAATTACTTTACTTAAAAATCGAATAAAATATGAAAATTTAGAAGAGCACTTTCAGGAAATAATAAAATTTGATGTCCCTTATTATGAGGAAAGCACAAACGGAAAAACTGAAAAAAAACTCAAATATCGTAATTTATATAAAGGCTACTTTTTTATCAAGATGAATATGGTTGATAAAGCCTGATTTGTTGTTAGAAATACTCAATATGTAACAGGACTTGTCGGTTCTCATGGTAGAGGAACTAAACCAACACCAATTTCAATACGACAATTTGAGCGAATGAAAGAAAATTGAAATCAAAAAATTCTTAGCTTTCAAGAAACTAATGATACTACTGCAATAAGTTGACAAATTGGTGATTGGGTAAAAGTGACTCAAGGACCTTTTTCTGACGATATTGGTAAAATTATTGAGATGAATGAGACTAAAACCTTAATAACAGTAGAACTTGAAAATGTTTTTGGGCGTAAAGCTCCTGCGACCTTTGAATATAAAAATTTAAAAAAGGTCAATAACTAA
- the secE gene encoding preprotein translocase subunit SecE: MWKKQAKNIKIPDGIKKRKKKFFFRLFIKEMKRVKWPTSRVAFQSFGQTIIFSLIFMAVFFTITIIAAYIWNQAGVGI, encoded by the coding sequence ATGTGAAAAAAACAAGCAAAAAATATTAAAATTCCCGATGGGATAAAAAAAAGGAAAAAAAAATTTTTCTTTCGCCTTTTTATTAAAGAGATGAAAAGGGTAAAATGACCAACAAGTCGAGTCGCTTTTCAAAGTTTCGGGCAAACAATAATTTTTTCACTTATTTTTATGGCTGTTTTTTTCACAATTACAATTATTGCTGCCTATATTTGAAATCAAGCCGGAGTAGGAATTTAG
- the rpmG gene encoding 50S ribosomal protein L33 has protein sequence MKKKISLSCFVCKNRNYKTNKSLQTRLQINKFCKICRKSTLHQEEK, from the coding sequence ATGAAGAAAAAAATTAGTCTAAGCTGCTTTGTTTGTAAAAATCGGAACTATAAAACAAATAAATCCCTTCAAACTCGCCTTCAGATTAATAAATTTTGCAAAATATGTCGCAAATCTACTTTACACCAAGAGGAAAAATAA
- a CDS encoding sigma-70 family RNA polymerase sigma factor, producing the protein MWLDRKKKIAKNKRYFTVLNKYSHILLACSKQVMKTFALTPITYHDLFNASIDKFVQLYEEFDPSLGIPLENYLVHKIKLFMLGYVTSFTTKNYQIANFSVSLDELPENIEFAVESELQKLEIQDIYNRITESFDELEMEMFEMFFIQDIPTNVIAKKIGITTQKVNDFIRTTSNKLRSFFLN; encoded by the coding sequence ATGTGATTAGATCGTAAGAAAAAAATAGCTAAAAATAAGAGATATTTTACCGTTTTAAATAAATATTCGCATATTTTATTAGCTTGTTCAAAACAAGTAATGAAAACTTTTGCCCTCACACCGATAACTTATCATGATTTATTTAATGCTTCAATCGATAAATTTGTACAGTTATATGAAGAATTTGACCCAAGTTTAGGTATCCCGCTTGAAAATTATCTTGTTCACAAAATTAAATTGTTTATGTTGGGATATGTGACTTCTTTTACTACAAAAAACTATCAAATAGCAAATTTTTCGGTTTCACTTGATGAATTACCTGAAAATATTGAATTTGCTGTTGAATCCGAGCTTCAAAAACTAGAAATTCAAGACATTTACAACCGAATTACCGAGTCTTTTGACGAACTTGAGATGGAAATGTTTGAAATGTTTTTTATTCAGGATATTCCAACTAATGTTATTGCTAAAAAAATTGGCATCACCACACAAAAGGTTAATGATTTTATTCGAACTACAAGTAATAAATTAAGAAGTTTTTTCCTAAATTAA
- the rlmB gene encoding 23S rRNA (guanosine(2251)-2'-O)-methyltransferase RlmB: protein MIKYICGKNSVIEAIKNGFIFKQIYCLKQPDSPIFSNQKVQIVNKDFLDKLVLANHQGFVGVVENFKFFEIDVLNKDKPEIVLVLDHIHDQNNLGNIIRTANCFGIKHIILPKKRAAKLNETTFKVASGGFIGIKFILVNSIVAAINKLKKIGFWIYATDLSEKSKKINEIQFNFPCALIVGNESTGIKKSSLYASDDSFFIPMEGKIDSLNVTVATGIILFYLKNKQK from the coding sequence ATGATTAAATATATCTGTGGCAAGAATTCGGTGATAGAAGCAATTAAAAATGGGTTTATTTTTAAACAAATTTACTGTTTAAAACAACCCGATAGTCCAATTTTTTCGAACCAAAAAGTACAAATAGTTAATAAAGATTTTTTAGATAAATTAGTTTTAGCAAACCACCAAGGCTTTGTTGGCGTTGTTGAAAACTTTAAATTTTTTGAAATTGATGTTTTAAACAAGGATAAACCTGAAATTGTTTTAGTTCTTGATCATATTCATGATCAAAATAATCTCGGTAACATTATTAGAACAGCAAATTGTTTTGGAATTAAGCATATAATTTTGCCAAAAAAGCGAGCAGCTAAACTAAATGAAACCACATTCAAAGTTGCATCAGGCGGTTTTATAGGTATTAAGTTTATTCTTGTAAATTCAATTGTAGCTGCAATTAATAAATTAAAAAAAATAGGTTTTTGAATTTATGCCACTGATTTAAGCGAAAAAAGTAAAAAAATTAATGAAATTCAGTTTAATTTTCCCTGTGCACTTATAGTTGGCAATGAGTCTACTGGAATTAAAAAAAGTAGTTTGTATGCTAGTGATGATTCATTTTTTATTCCAATGGAAGGTAAAATTGATTCTTTAAATGTTACAGTTGCAACGGGAATTATACTTTTTTATCTAAAAAACAAACAAAAATAA
- the cysS gene encoding cysteine--tRNA ligase, whose translation MSSTKSNFNVYLCGPTVYNHVHIGNLRSVIVFDFLVSVWKYFGKKVNFVQNITDIDDKIIEKAMELGLTEAELSQKYILEYFSVLETFNVKKPDKIIKVTEILDKIIDYIVELKDKNFTYFNQNGDLVFDASKIANYGVISQQKIDNLYQNNRQTKSINDFVLWKKTKKGVLFDSPFGLGRPGWHTECSAIIYNHFEKNSVDIHGGGVDLVFPHHENENAQHFALTNEAISKKWIRVGFVNFNGKKMSKSIGNIIFAKEFAKKYDPDVLRSIFLSINPSVPINLTDELIQNHQKLITKYKKIYFDWILDPKEIEKSAVEQILLLIEEQKFSNAIFLISNLAKQRKNSGIVFIFKLLRFSFTKKEINSEDQENIQIWKKLLEQKKYEEADKYREKLWKRFIFS comes from the coding sequence ATGAGCTCAACTAAAAGCAATTTTAATGTTTATCTTTGCGGTCCTACAGTTTATAATCACGTTCATATCGGCAATTTAAGGTCGGTAATTGTGTTTGATTTTTTAGTTTCAGTATGAAAATATTTTGGCAAAAAAGTTAATTTTGTCCAAAATATCACTGATATTGACGACAAAATTATCGAAAAAGCTATGGAATTAGGGCTAACTGAAGCTGAATTAAGTCAAAAATACATTTTGGAATATTTTAGTGTTCTTGAAACATTTAACGTTAAAAAACCTGACAAAATAATAAAAGTCACTGAAATTCTTGACAAAATTATTGACTATATTGTCGAGTTAAAAGATAAAAATTTTACTTATTTTAATCAAAACGGAGACCTTGTTTTTGATGCAAGTAAAATTGCAAATTATGGTGTAATTTCTCAACAAAAAATTGACAATTTGTATCAAAACAATCGTCAAACTAAATCTATAAATGATTTTGTTTTGTGAAAAAAAACAAAAAAAGGCGTACTTTTTGACTCGCCTTTTGGCCTAGGTAGACCCGGCTGACATACTGAGTGTTCAGCAATTATTTATAATCATTTTGAGAAAAATTCAGTGGATATTCACGGAGGTGGTGTTGATTTGGTTTTTCCGCATCATGAAAATGAAAATGCCCAACATTTTGCTTTAACAAATGAGGCAATTTCAAAAAAATGAATTCGCGTTGGCTTTGTAAATTTTAATGGTAAAAAAATGTCTAAATCAATAGGAAATATAATTTTTGCAAAAGAATTTGCCAAAAAATACGATCCAGATGTTCTTCGTAGCATTTTTTTATCAATAAATCCTAGTGTCCCAATTAATTTAACAGATGAATTAATCCAAAATCATCAAAAATTAATAACAAAATACAAAAAAATTTATTTTGACTGAATTCTTGACCCTAAAGAAATTGAAAAAAGCGCTGTTGAGCAAATTTTATTACTTATTGAAGAACAAAAATTTTCTAATGCTATTTTTTTAATCTCTAATTTAGCAAAACAAAGAAAGAATTCAGGAATTGTTTTTATATTCAAATTACTAAGATTTAGCTTTACAAAAAAAGAAATTAACTCTGAAGATCAAGAAAATATTCAAATCTGAAAAAAACTTCTTGAACAAAAAAAATATGAAGAAGCTGATAAATATCGCGAAAAATTATGAAAAAGGTTCATTTTTTCATAA
- a CDS encoding M48 family metallopeptidase, translating into MNSNKKAKFRELKIDLNGQKYPIFVEFRPKSSRLIVKLVDDYILVQTGLILSDEVLIRSVRNSKYFNKIINILPLRQVLHFSESFFYLFGKKNYFSLIKTKNKLYLQSQLVIFSLGRPKNIEAKIEKLLMKHFEDYLIQRTNFWTKTLEVPDYIVKLSRKNTSWGTNYYRQKIHYSKYLFAFSKEIIDYVIVHEVVHHFFRNHGKLFWEKIGKIIPNYTDLVKKLTNYELN; encoded by the coding sequence ATGAATTCCAACAAAAAAGCTAAGTTTCGCGAACTAAAAATTGATTTAAATGGTCAAAAATATCCGATTTTTGTTGAATTTAGGCCTAAAAGTTCGCGTTTAATAGTTAAATTAGTTGATGACTATATTCTTGTTCAGACCGGACTTATTTTAAGTGATGAAGTTTTAATTAGGAGTGTTAGAAATTCAAAATATTTTAATAAAATTATAAATATTTTGCCACTAAGGCAAGTATTACACTTTTCTGAATCTTTTTTTTACCTTTTTGGCAAAAAAAACTATTTTAGCTTAATAAAAACAAAAAATAAACTCTATTTGCAAAGTCAGTTAGTTATTTTTTCCTTAGGTCGGCCAAAAAATATTGAGGCTAAAATTGAAAAACTGTTAATGAAACATTTTGAAGACTACCTAATACAACGAACAAATTTTTGAACCAAAACTTTAGAAGTCCCTGATTATATAGTCAAACTATCACGAAAAAACACATCATGAGGCACCAATTATTATCGCCAAAAAATTCATTATAGCAAATATTTATTTGCATTTTCAAAGGAAATTATTGATTATGTAATTGTTCATGAGGTAGTTCACCATTTTTTTCGCAACCATGGCAAGCTTTTTTGGGAAAAAATTGGTAAAATTATACCTAATTACACTGATTTAGTTAAAAAATTAACAAATTATGAGCTCAACTAA